The Brachybacterium huguangmaarense genome contains a region encoding:
- a CDS encoding histidinol-phosphate transaminase has protein sequence MPQLDLASPDTALPAVRDDLLGLEPYGAPQIDVPHLLNVNENPFPPSAALAEDLGRAVRSAAADLNRYPDREFLDLRKDLAAFLADESAIDEPRAEQVWAANGSNEIMVQLFQAYGGPGRSALSFTPHYSMYPEYARDTFTAWVTAERGPAPEFALDADAVTAAIARHRPAIVLLTSPNNPTGTALELDVVRAAARAQAEHRGLLVVDEAYGEFRRDGVPSALTLLPEHANLVVSRTMSKAFALAGARLGYLVADPAIVDAVRVVRLPYHLSAATQAVARTALAHRAELLGQVATLRAERDALSAHLVRRGHDVAPSDANFILFRTVADRHDVWQRLLDRGVLIREVGPAGWLRVSVGTPDDNAAFRDALDIADPVEADPR, from the coding sequence ATGCCACAGCTCGACCTCGCCTCGCCCGACACCGCGCTCCCGGCGGTCCGCGACGACCTGCTCGGGCTCGAGCCCTACGGCGCGCCCCAGATCGATGTGCCGCACCTGCTGAACGTCAACGAGAACCCGTTCCCCCCGTCGGCCGCGCTCGCGGAGGACCTCGGCCGTGCCGTGCGCTCCGCGGCCGCCGACCTCAACCGCTACCCGGACCGCGAGTTCCTCGACCTGCGCAAGGACCTCGCGGCCTTCCTCGCCGACGAGTCCGCGATCGACGAGCCCCGCGCCGAGCAGGTGTGGGCCGCCAACGGCTCCAACGAGATCATGGTCCAGCTGTTCCAGGCCTACGGCGGGCCGGGCCGCAGCGCCCTGTCCTTCACGCCGCACTACTCGATGTACCCCGAGTACGCGCGCGACACGTTCACCGCCTGGGTCACGGCCGAGCGGGGCCCGGCCCCCGAGTTCGCGCTCGACGCCGACGCCGTGACGGCCGCGATCGCCCGTCATCGCCCCGCGATCGTGCTGCTGACCAGCCCCAACAACCCCACCGGCACCGCCCTCGAGCTCGACGTCGTGCGCGCCGCCGCGCGCGCCCAGGCCGAGCACCGCGGCCTGCTCGTCGTCGACGAGGCCTACGGCGAGTTCCGCCGCGACGGGGTCCCGAGCGCGCTCACCCTGCTGCCCGAGCACGCCAACCTCGTCGTCTCCCGCACGATGTCCAAGGCCTTCGCGCTCGCCGGCGCCCGTCTCGGCTACCTCGTGGCGGACCCCGCGATCGTCGACGCGGTGCGCGTCGTCCGCCTGCCCTACCACCTGTCGGCCGCCACGCAGGCCGTCGCCCGCACCGCGCTCGCCCACCGCGCCGAGCTGCTGGGCCAGGTCGCGACCCTGCGCGCCGAGCGCGACGCGCTCAGTGCGCATCTCGTGCGGAGGGGCCACGACGTTGCGCCCTCCGACGCCAACTTCATCCTGTTCCGCACCGTCGCCGACCGCCACGACGTGTGGCAGCGCCTGCTCGACCGGGGAGTCCTGATCCGCGAGGTCGGGCCCGCCGGCTGGCTCCGCGTGTCCGTCGGCACCCCCGACGACAACGCCGCGTTCCGCGACGCCCTCGACATCGCCGATCCCGTGGAGGCCGACCCCCGATGA
- a CDS encoding DUF1844 domain-containing protein, with the protein MDTTSHPTPDPEETTPAGTEGVDAAGSARDIADVSAVEIITTATVHLMSAAAVKIGLAEDEEIGHYQDLAEARKLITALAGLVTAASPEIGGDHARSLRDGLRTLQLAFAEALPFPDQPGEAPGEKWTGRVSR; encoded by the coding sequence ATGGACACCACTTCCCACCCCACGCCCGACCCGGAGGAGACCACGCCTGCGGGCACCGAGGGCGTCGACGCCGCGGGCTCGGCGCGGGACATCGCGGACGTCTCGGCGGTCGAGATCATCACGACGGCGACCGTGCACCTCATGAGCGCGGCGGCCGTCAAGATCGGTCTCGCCGAGGACGAGGAGATCGGTCACTACCAGGATCTCGCCGAGGCCCGGAAGCTGATCACGGCTCTCGCGGGTCTCGTGACGGCGGCCTCCCCCGAGATCGGGGGCGACCATGCCCGGTCGCTGCGCGACGGCCTGCGCACCCTCCAGCTCGCCTTCGCGGAGGCGCTGCCCTTCCCCGACCAGCCCGGCGAGGCCCCGGGCGAGAAGTGGACGGGGCGCGTCAGCCGCTGA
- a CDS encoding MFS transporter: protein MALAAYRDVVRSPGVMPVLVLGFLARIPFSTLSLLFTLHAVYRLDKSYLEAGLIVTASTLGMAISSPWRGRLVDSRGLRRAVAPSIVVQSLTLVVAAFVPYGALVGLAFVGGLFSLPVFSIVRTSLAVLVSARMRRTAFALDSVITEVVFMIGPAAVAALAFTIGTPLLLIVVGVSVAVAGIGLVIADPPTRSDQVMLPTKLPGALQSIEDAALAHADGLGDKRLSEDLTTGAIPVVDPGTKASARRQLLTLGGIALLVATATSNVILTATDLGLVALLKQVGSENLVGLVITVWCVGSALGGIVYGAITREVNPLWVIGALGLLTIPIALAHSVPTIAIACFLAGLACAPSITATGEAISHRVPEEARGEAMGWHGSAMTIGGAVGGPVIGAVIDGWGPSWGIGSAGLLGVAIALGGLAAMRVHRTRVRARLARELGR, encoded by the coding sequence GTGGCGCTCGCCGCCTACCGGGACGTCGTGCGCTCTCCCGGCGTCATGCCCGTGCTCGTCCTCGGGTTCCTCGCGCGCATCCCCTTCTCGACGCTCTCCCTGCTGTTCACGCTGCACGCCGTCTACCGGCTCGACAAGAGCTACCTCGAGGCCGGCCTCATCGTGACCGCCTCGACCCTCGGCATGGCGATCTCCTCGCCGTGGAGGGGCCGCCTCGTCGACTCCCGCGGCCTGCGCCGCGCGGTCGCGCCCTCGATCGTGGTCCAGTCGCTCACGCTCGTCGTCGCCGCCTTCGTGCCCTACGGCGCCCTCGTGGGTCTCGCCTTCGTCGGCGGCCTGTTCTCGCTGCCCGTGTTCTCGATCGTCCGCACCTCGCTGGCCGTGCTGGTCTCCGCGCGGATGCGCCGCACCGCCTTCGCGCTCGACTCGGTCATCACCGAGGTCGTCTTCATGATCGGCCCGGCGGCCGTCGCGGCCCTCGCCTTCACGATCGGCACCCCGCTGCTGCTGATCGTGGTCGGGGTGAGCGTCGCGGTCGCGGGCATCGGCCTCGTGATCGCCGACCCGCCCACCCGCTCCGACCAGGTGATGCTGCCGACCAAGCTCCCCGGTGCGCTGCAGTCCATCGAGGACGCCGCCCTCGCGCATGCCGACGGCCTCGGCGACAAGCGGCTGAGCGAGGACCTCACGACGGGTGCCATCCCCGTCGTGGACCCCGGTACCAAGGCCTCCGCGCGCCGTCAGCTGCTGACCCTCGGCGGCATCGCGCTGCTCGTGGCGACCGCGACCTCGAACGTCATCCTGACCGCCACCGACCTCGGGCTCGTCGCGCTGCTCAAGCAGGTCGGGTCCGAGAACCTCGTGGGCCTCGTCATCACGGTGTGGTGCGTGGGCTCGGCGCTCGGCGGCATCGTCTACGGGGCGATCACGCGCGAGGTGAACCCGCTGTGGGTGATCGGCGCGCTCGGACTGCTCACGATCCCGATCGCGCTCGCCCACTCGGTCCCCACGATCGCGATCGCGTGCTTCCTGGCCGGTCTCGCGTGCGCGCCCTCGATCACCGCGACGGGCGAGGCGATCTCGCACCGGGTGCCCGAGGAGGCGCGCGGCGAGGCGATGGGCTGGCACGGCAGCGCCATGACGATCGGAGGCGCCGTGGGCGGCCCCGTGATCGGCGCCGTGATCGACGGCTGGGGACCGTCCTGGGGCATCGGCAGCGCAGGCCTGCTGGGCGTGGCGATCGCCCTCGGCGGTCTCGCGGCGATGCGGGTGCACCGCACCCGCGTGCGCGCGCGGCTCGCCCGGGAGCTCGGCCGCTGA
- a CDS encoding SseB family protein, protein MTEHRPHEHSRADAARRSLPAHFRDKSALTDTAGTPWAGRDYAVSPFPDDDGRAPRALADALAARHRGEDQDLRGLAAALRGTRVLVPIMAVATEHGETAHGLVGDNGADMAMVTLEGPGGEKALPLFSSVEALAAWRRDARPAPVVAEQAAQAAVQEGCTALLLDPASGPAPADAAGADPAESRPTPVLLRRSILWALAQGRVWVPPAEDPAVLAELDALAAALPEVIALRPAAGAAREVDLHVRLVPGLDPEAVRAVVARLGEALGRSVVVAERITSLRLTLEG, encoded by the coding sequence GTGACCGAGCACCGCCCGCACGAGCATTCCCGCGCCGATGCCGCCCGGCGCTCCCTCCCCGCCCACTTCCGCGACAAGAGCGCGCTGACCGACACGGCCGGCACCCCCTGGGCGGGACGCGACTACGCCGTGAGCCCCTTCCCCGACGACGACGGGCGCGCGCCCCGCGCCCTCGCGGACGCCCTCGCGGCTCGCCACCGCGGCGAGGACCAGGATCTGCGGGGCCTCGCCGCGGCCCTGCGCGGGACCCGTGTGCTCGTGCCGATCATGGCCGTCGCGACCGAGCACGGCGAGACCGCGCACGGCCTCGTCGGCGACAACGGCGCCGACATGGCGATGGTGACCCTCGAGGGCCCCGGCGGCGAGAAGGCTCTGCCGCTGTTCAGCTCGGTCGAGGCCCTCGCCGCCTGGCGACGCGACGCCCGCCCCGCGCCCGTCGTCGCCGAGCAGGCCGCCCAGGCCGCCGTCCAGGAGGGCTGCACGGCCCTGCTGCTCGATCCCGCCAGCGGCCCCGCGCCCGCCGACGCGGCGGGCGCCGACCCTGCCGAGAGCCGCCCCACGCCCGTCCTGCTGCGACGCTCGATCCTATGGGCGCTCGCGCAGGGGCGCGTCTGGGTGCCGCCCGCCGAGGACCCCGCCGTGCTCGCCGAGCTCGACGCCCTCGCCGCGGCCCTGCCCGAGGTGATCGCCCTGCGGCCCGCCGCCGGCGCCGCGCGCGAGGTCGACCTGCACGTCCGCCTCGTGCCCGGCCTGGACCCCGAGGCCGTGCGCGCGGTCGTCGCCCGTCTCGGCGAGGCGCTCGGCCGCTCGGTCGTGGTCGCCGAGCGCATCACGTCCCTGCGACTGACCCTGGAGGGCTGA
- the priA gene encoding bifunctional 1-(5-phosphoribosyl)-5-((5-phosphoribosylamino)methylideneamino)imidazole-4-carboxamide isomerase/phosphoribosylanthranilate isomerase PriA, with protein sequence MSTPRLELLPAVDVAGGKAVRLVQGEAGSETDYGSPLDAARDFAAAGAEWLHLVDLDAAFGRGSNRELLAEVVGSVDLKVELSGGIRDDASLEAALATGCRRVNLGTAALEDPDWTASVIASHGDRIAVGLDVRGTTLAARGWTREGGDLWETLARLDDAGCCRYVVTDVTKDGTLRGPNLELLAEVARRTDAAVVASGGISALADLAALRELVPAGVEGAIVGKALYAGAFTLPEALEVAGLP encoded by the coding sequence ATGAGTACGCCCCGCCTCGAGCTGCTGCCCGCCGTCGACGTCGCCGGCGGCAAGGCCGTCCGCCTCGTCCAGGGCGAGGCCGGATCCGAGACCGACTACGGCTCGCCGCTCGACGCCGCGCGCGACTTCGCCGCGGCGGGCGCCGAGTGGCTGCATCTCGTCGACCTCGACGCGGCCTTCGGGCGCGGCTCGAACCGTGAGCTGCTCGCCGAGGTCGTGGGCTCGGTCGACCTCAAGGTCGAGCTGTCGGGAGGCATCCGCGACGACGCCTCCCTCGAGGCCGCCCTCGCGACGGGCTGCCGCCGCGTCAACCTGGGCACGGCGGCCCTCGAGGACCCCGACTGGACCGCATCCGTGATCGCCTCGCACGGCGACCGCATCGCGGTGGGCCTCGACGTGCGCGGGACCACGCTCGCGGCCCGTGGCTGGACCCGGGAGGGCGGGGACCTGTGGGAGACCCTCGCGCGCCTCGACGACGCCGGCTGCTGCCGCTACGTCGTCACCGACGTCACCAAGGACGGCACCCTGCGGGGCCCGAACCTCGAGCTGCTCGCCGAGGTCGCGCGCCGCACCGACGCGGCCGTCGTCGCCTCGGGCGGCATCTCCGCGCTCGCGGACCTCGCCGCGCTGCGCGAGCTCGTGCCCGCAGGCGTCGAGGGCGCGATCGTCGGCAAGGCCCTCTACGCGGGGGCGTTCACCCTGCCCGAGGCGCTCGAGGTCGCCGGCCTGCCGTGA
- the hisB gene encoding imidazoleglycerol-phosphate dehydratase HisB translates to MTRSSTSPRTASISRATRESDVTVTLDLDGTGRCDVSTSVPFFDHMLTALGTHARFDLTVQATGDTHIDVHHTVEDTAIVLGQCLREALGDKIGIARFGDATIPLDEALAQCVVDVSGRPYCVHTGEPEGQEYHLIGGHFTGSLTRHVLESLAHHAAICLHMRVLAGRDPHHIVEAQFKALARALRAACEMDPRVTDVPSTKGAL, encoded by the coding sequence ATGACCCGTTCCTCGACGTCCCCCCGCACCGCGAGCATCAGCCGCGCCACGCGCGAGTCCGACGTGACCGTCACGCTCGACCTCGACGGCACGGGCCGCTGCGACGTGTCGACCTCGGTGCCCTTCTTCGACCACATGCTCACGGCGCTCGGCACGCACGCCCGCTTCGACCTGACCGTTCAGGCCACGGGCGACACCCACATCGACGTCCACCACACCGTCGAGGACACCGCGATCGTCCTGGGCCAGTGCCTGCGCGAGGCCCTCGGCGACAAGATCGGCATCGCCCGCTTCGGCGACGCCACCATCCCGCTCGACGAGGCTCTGGCCCAGTGCGTCGTCGACGTCTCCGGACGTCCGTACTGCGTGCACACCGGAGAGCCCGAGGGCCAGGAGTACCACCTCATCGGCGGCCACTTCACGGGCTCCCTCACACGCCACGTGCTCGAGTCCCTCGCCCACCACGCCGCGATCTGCCTGCACATGCGGGTGCTCGCCGGGCGCGATCCCCACCACATCGTCGAGGCCCAGTTCAAGGCGCTCGCGCGGGCCCTGCGCGCGGCGTGCGAGATGGACCCGCGTGTGACGGACGTGCCCTCCACGAAGGGAGCGCTATGA
- the hisH gene encoding imidazole glycerol phosphate synthase subunit HisH, translating to MSTETTPEETTTPAAPRAPRVVVLDHGSGNVRSVVRALEAAGAEVSLTADAAQALEADGLVVPGVGAFAATMDQIRAVDGPRIIERRLAGGRPVLGICVGLQVMFDAGTEHGVRAEGLGEWPGEVTALQAAIVPHMGWNTVETADGSRLFAGVEDERFYFVHSYGARSWDLEAHPRLLPPQVSWAVHGGDRFVAAVENGPLTATQFHPEKSGAAGARLLRNWLDTLPAGAAAPGTASGPGAAPADGPGTEPPA from the coding sequence ATGAGCACAGAGACCACCCCCGAGGAGACCACGACGCCCGCGGCGCCCCGCGCCCCGCGCGTGGTCGTGCTGGACCACGGCAGCGGCAACGTGCGCTCGGTCGTCCGCGCCCTCGAGGCGGCGGGCGCCGAGGTGTCCCTGACGGCCGACGCCGCACAGGCCCTCGAGGCCGACGGGCTCGTGGTCCCCGGGGTCGGCGCCTTCGCGGCGACCATGGACCAGATCCGTGCGGTCGACGGCCCCCGGATCATCGAGCGGCGCCTCGCGGGCGGCCGCCCGGTGCTCGGCATCTGCGTCGGCCTGCAGGTCATGTTCGACGCCGGGACCGAGCACGGCGTGCGCGCCGAGGGCCTGGGCGAATGGCCGGGCGAGGTCACCGCGCTGCAGGCCGCGATCGTGCCCCACATGGGCTGGAACACGGTCGAGACCGCCGACGGATCCCGCCTGTTCGCGGGCGTCGAGGACGAGCGCTTCTACTTCGTGCACTCCTACGGCGCGCGCAGCTGGGACCTCGAGGCGCATCCGCGTCTGCTCCCGCCCCAGGTCAGCTGGGCCGTGCACGGCGGCGACCGCTTCGTCGCCGCGGTCGAGAACGGTCCGCTCACGGCCACCCAGTTCCACCCCGAGAAGTCCGGCGCGGCCGGTGCCCGTCTGCTCCGCAACTGGCTCGACACGCTGCCCGCGGGCGCTGCGGCGCCCGGCACGGCGAGCGGGCCCGGTGCTGCGCCGGCCGACGGGCCCGGGACGGAGCCGCCCGCATGA